One genomic region from Moritella sp. F3 encodes:
- a CDS encoding GNAT family N-acetyltransferase — protein sequence MIIRPVRMSDAHALSILFTQLNTETPFMAMGEQNSAAELCEHLALFINSPTQVLYVIEAENQPLLGFAIGIAAYISGDRHSVSLVIGIEQASIGRGLGRQLLLQVEAWARLHQLQQLELTVMVNNINAIKFYENTGFKQQTIKPSGMVDDLASNELYMRKAVK from the coding sequence ATGATCATTAGACCGGTCAGGATGAGTGATGCACACGCCTTATCCATCCTATTTACCCAATTGAATACTGAAACGCCGTTTATGGCAATGGGTGAACAAAATAGTGCCGCTGAACTCTGTGAACATCTGGCGTTATTTATTAACTCGCCAACACAAGTGCTGTATGTCATCGAGGCTGAGAATCAACCGTTACTTGGTTTTGCGATTGGTATCGCCGCCTATATCAGTGGGGATCGTCACAGTGTCTCATTGGTTATTGGTATTGAACAAGCGAGTATCGGCCGGGGACTCGGGCGGCAGTTATTATTACAGGTTGAGGCATGGGCTCGTCTACATCAATTACAACAGCTCGAATTAACCGTGATGGTTAATAATATCAATGCCATCAAGTTCTATGAAAACACAGGGTTTAAGCAGCAAACGATAAAGCCGTCTGGGATGGTTGATGACTTGGCGAGTAATGAATTATATATGCGCAAGGCCGTTAAATAA
- the hemL gene encoding glutamate-1-semialdehyde 2,1-aminomutase — protein sequence MSKSSQLFTQAQAIIPGGVNSPVRAFNGVGGSPLFIQRAEGARIYDVDGNAYIDYVGSWGPMILGHNHPAIKSAVLAAVENGLSFGAPTEIEVIMAQKVQSMVPSMEQIRMVSSGTEATMSAIRLARGYTHRDKILKFEGCYHGHADSLLVKAGSGALTLGQPSSPGIPADFAKHTLTATFNDLASVEALFSEYPEDISCIIVEPVAGNMNCIPPQDGFLQGLRAICDKYNAVLIFDEVMTGFRVATGCAQAHYQVKPDLTTLGKVIGGGMPVGAFGGKLEIMQHIAPTGPVYQAGTLSGNPIAMAAGLAALNEIDKPEVAAQLSASTKQLAEGLKAAAARQNIPLAINYVGGMFGFFFTDQAEITGFEGVFKCDAERFKQFFHLMLAEGVYLAPSAFEAGFLSTAHSSADIEATIAAAERCFAKLA from the coding sequence ATGTCAAAATCAAGCCAACTTTTCACGCAAGCTCAAGCAATTATTCCTGGTGGCGTTAACTCACCAGTACGTGCATTCAATGGCGTTGGTGGTAGCCCACTCTTTATTCAACGTGCCGAAGGCGCTCGTATCTACGATGTAGACGGCAACGCCTATATTGATTATGTTGGTTCTTGGGGCCCAATGATCTTGGGTCATAACCACCCTGCTATCAAATCAGCGGTACTGGCTGCAGTTGAAAATGGTTTAAGCTTTGGCGCGCCGACAGAAATCGAAGTGATCATGGCGCAAAAAGTACAATCTATGGTGCCATCAATGGAGCAGATCCGTATGGTTAGCTCTGGTACAGAAGCAACCATGAGTGCGATCCGTCTAGCACGTGGTTACACTCATCGTGACAAGATCTTAAAATTTGAAGGTTGTTACCACGGCCATGCAGACTCGTTATTAGTTAAAGCAGGTTCAGGCGCACTGACATTAGGCCAACCTAGCTCTCCAGGTATCCCAGCTGATTTTGCTAAACACACATTAACAGCAACGTTTAATGACCTAGCATCCGTTGAAGCGTTATTTTCTGAGTACCCAGAAGATATTTCTTGCATCATCGTAGAACCAGTTGCAGGCAACATGAACTGCATTCCGCCACAAGACGGTTTCCTACAAGGTCTACGTGCAATTTGTGATAAATACAATGCAGTACTTATCTTTGATGAAGTCATGACAGGTTTCCGCGTTGCGACTGGCTGTGCACAAGCACACTATCAAGTTAAGCCAGACCTAACAACATTAGGTAAGGTAATTGGCGGCGGCATGCCAGTAGGCGCGTTTGGCGGTAAACTTGAAATCATGCAACACATTGCGCCAACAGGCCCTGTATACCAAGCGGGTACGTTATCGGGTAACCCAATTGCAATGGCGGCTGGTCTAGCGGCACTTAACGAAATTGACAAGCCAGAAGTAGCGGCGCAATTAAGTGCTAGCACGAAGCAATTAGCTGAAGGCCTTAAAGCGGCAGCTGCACGTCAAAATATCCCACTAGCGATAAACTATGTTGGCGGTATGTTTGGCTTCTTCTTTACAGACCAAGCTGAGATCACTGGTTTTGAAGGCGTATTCAAATGTGACGCAGAACGCTTTAAGCAGTTCTTCCACCTTATGTTAGCTGAAGGTGTTTATCTTGCACCGTCTGCATTTGAAGCTGGTTTCTTATCTACAGCACATAGCAGTGCAGATATTGAAGCAACAATTGCAGCGGCTGAACGTTGTTTTGCTAAACTAGCGTAA
- a CDS encoding DUF6776 family protein → MFKFIKPRYIVLLALAILLGYGFSYLKGMESAAKITMKDDEIARLDTAFAETSKVKAQVEVELQTSQILVDQLTEQQRILFNENAELKRELIFYQRIMAPEDVINGVQLESLTFIPEVSEDYYFMQVVLMQVQKKKRHIKASADLVFYGSEEGEPAEYRWSELVDEKEQKLTFSFRYFQTIEASIKLPLGFVPERVAFVGKVKGNRWNSGLNLKQNFDWSAVLQSSDTISGS, encoded by the coding sequence ATGTTTAAGTTTATTAAACCGCGTTACATCGTATTATTGGCGCTCGCTATATTATTAGGTTATGGCTTTTCTTACCTGAAAGGCATGGAGTCAGCAGCAAAAATCACCATGAAAGATGATGAAATTGCACGACTTGATACCGCCTTTGCAGAAACCAGTAAGGTCAAAGCTCAAGTTGAAGTCGAGTTGCAAACCTCACAGATCCTCGTAGACCAGTTAACTGAACAACAACGTATTTTGTTTAATGAAAATGCCGAGCTAAAACGTGAACTCATTTTTTATCAGCGTATAATGGCGCCTGAAGACGTTATTAACGGGGTGCAATTAGAAAGTCTGACGTTTATTCCCGAAGTCAGTGAAGATTATTACTTTATGCAAGTTGTACTGATGCAAGTACAAAAGAAAAAACGCCATATTAAAGCCAGTGCAGACTTGGTGTTTTATGGCAGTGAAGAAGGCGAACCTGCAGAATATCGTTGGAGTGAATTGGTTGATGAAAAAGAGCAAAAGCTAACATTTTCATTCCGTTACTTTCAAACGATAGAAGCCTCAATTAAATTACCGCTGGGTTTTGTGCCAGAGCGTGTTGCCTTTGTAGGGAAGGTAAAGGGCAATCGTTGGAATTCAGGTCTTAATTTAAAACAAAACTTTGATTGGAGCGCTGTATTGCAAAGCAGTGATACGATCTCGGGGTCATAA
- the erpA gene encoding iron-sulfur cluster insertion protein ErpA: MALPIYFSDNAAARVKELITEEENLALKLRVYVTGGGCSGFSYGFTFDEKINFGDTVIEKNGVTMVVDSMSLQYLVDGTVDYIDGLEGSRFLVNNPNATTTCGCGSSFSI, translated from the coding sequence ATGGCATTACCTATTTATTTTAGTGATAATGCTGCAGCACGAGTGAAAGAGTTGATCACAGAAGAAGAAAATCTAGCGCTTAAATTACGCGTGTATGTAACTGGCGGTGGTTGTTCTGGTTTCTCTTATGGTTTTACTTTTGATGAGAAAATTAACTTTGGTGACACAGTGATTGAAAAGAACGGTGTCACTATGGTTGTTGATTCAATGAGCCTACAATATTTAGTTGACGGTACTGTTGATTATATCGATGGCTTAGAAGGTTCACGTTTCTTAGTAAATAACCCTAACGCAACAACAACTTGTGGTTGTGGTTCAAGCTTTTCGATCTAG
- a CDS encoding chitodextrinase precursor, whose amino-acid sequence MSINRTKLVRKTFALSSLTAACLITFNVQANTFDCTDIALWDPQATYEKKDTQVQKDGLVYINKYWATGTDIPDPDAPSWANWQKQGSCEGTDPGTDPGVDPNPTPAVALVMPKRANPVSLKVKGWPSTLAMGTISDTTSAMNTQLAATQVDSIFAAQASSRGVLIEPTVITHLIKQARDIEIGSTNAVLPTIALTTVDANDAVAADDIVHYENLVIHFQNMIRASATMQQSKDVSHANPASVVLNAGLLESWQSPEFTTTYGKQNAWTVIEVKKALKEAISKETAYQVIDVDGVSSALSQLYDLTALQTEVDSLIDNNIIGWVQSQNFIMKRFSPDIAFGWVAPRIDSADVHATHSGLGAVWSKASNDATAFILSIQAYKTNVLQPDFLAFDKAEDDAFSAAGLSNEVYGAKQWDTYLTYVKQVTDFLDKPAMLWQIPGGHLPSKADTTPLTQVSAAGSYFMGDKGIANSVDNIRLDVTSQVLDATVYGSSSAGSVLQPAKDYDWGTSRLRHAAYSNVFAIQWGGESSVSVTGSNWLQDKVVNYQSKAKVPLYFSGTGDESSSQITTIAQLNQDLAAAENQMDNEVFLSLQANGSYIPSTVYKWADFLAALSPMHNVGVADVKFWLMDPAVDDATNTLYAKVAIAAFLAQSMKETIKYNVCDENNWSINTGEPIDYPMTASCGQLQQDYASYGEDALGNDNPYSCPRNSKMEVSALTNATWYGAPGPLFAAPDAVLEEKGLLVNGSAGYWETSSWCNTAEAGPIEENKQVYDRNKCETYSGQKAGGFVWNGIAGKSVEGCGWWGRGVIQTTGRLNFGKLNHFIGRSHVDADNIGKVIQGTKVDAAPENPLYADLDLCSEPELICSSTEHGELKWIAGIFFWMNEVQGYNDVGGPYADWNYFTELKAYVDGGLVGDKFINDTSGIVNRGCPDDKCLKPDGVLDPVDGLKDRADNFKKALKAMGVNAS is encoded by the coding sequence ATGAGTATAAATAGAACTAAGTTAGTGAGAAAAACATTTGCACTGAGTAGTCTAACAGCAGCATGTTTAATAACATTTAACGTACAAGCAAATACGTTTGATTGTACGGATATTGCTCTGTGGGATCCGCAAGCAACCTATGAAAAAAAAGACACTCAAGTACAAAAAGATGGTCTCGTATACATAAACAAATACTGGGCAACAGGAACGGATATTCCCGACCCCGATGCGCCTTCTTGGGCTAATTGGCAAAAGCAGGGAAGTTGTGAAGGCACAGACCCCGGTACAGATCCCGGCGTTGATCCTAACCCTACGCCGGCGGTAGCATTGGTGATGCCAAAACGTGCTAACCCTGTGTCACTGAAAGTAAAAGGCTGGCCAAGCACATTAGCAATGGGGACGATCTCTGATACGACTTCTGCGATGAATACCCAGCTAGCGGCTACACAAGTTGATTCAATCTTTGCAGCGCAAGCAAGCAGCCGTGGCGTGCTTATAGAGCCAACGGTTATCACTCATCTTATTAAACAAGCGCGAGATATCGAAATTGGTAGCACAAATGCAGTATTACCTACAATTGCGCTTACTACAGTCGATGCCAATGATGCTGTTGCTGCTGATGACATTGTTCACTACGAAAATTTAGTTATCCATTTCCAAAACATGATCCGCGCAAGCGCAACAATGCAACAAAGCAAAGATGTTTCTCATGCTAACCCTGCTTCTGTTGTATTAAATGCAGGTTTATTAGAAAGCTGGCAATCACCTGAGTTTACAACTACCTATGGTAAGCAAAATGCTTGGACTGTGATTGAAGTTAAAAAAGCATTAAAAGAAGCAATTAGTAAAGAAACCGCTTATCAAGTGATAGATGTCGACGGTGTTAGCAGCGCACTTAGCCAACTTTATGACTTAACGGCCTTGCAAACAGAAGTGGATAGCTTAATTGATAACAATATTATTGGTTGGGTGCAATCACAAAACTTTATCATGAAACGTTTTAGTCCAGATATCGCATTTGGTTGGGTTGCTCCGCGTATTGACAGTGCTGATGTACACGCTACTCACTCGGGTTTGGGAGCGGTTTGGAGTAAAGCTTCAAATGATGCAACTGCATTTATTTTGTCAATTCAAGCATATAAAACAAATGTGCTGCAACCGGACTTTTTAGCATTTGATAAAGCCGAAGATGATGCATTCTCTGCAGCAGGTCTTAGCAATGAGGTCTATGGTGCGAAACAATGGGATACCTATTTAACTTACGTAAAACAAGTGACTGATTTCTTAGATAAACCCGCAATGTTATGGCAAATTCCTGGTGGTCACTTGCCGAGTAAAGCCGATACCACGCCCCTCACTCAAGTGTCTGCTGCGGGTAGTTACTTTATGGGTGACAAAGGCATTGCCAACTCTGTCGACAACATTCGCTTGGATGTAACAAGCCAAGTATTAGATGCGACCGTATATGGGTCAAGTAGCGCTGGTTCTGTCCTACAACCTGCTAAAGATTATGATTGGGGTACTAGCCGTCTGCGCCATGCGGCATATAGCAATGTATTTGCAATTCAATGGGGTGGCGAATCATCTGTCAGCGTGACGGGTAGTAACTGGCTGCAAGATAAGGTGGTTAACTATCAAAGCAAAGCTAAGGTACCACTTTATTTTTCAGGTACTGGCGATGAGAGTTCGAGTCAAATAACCACTATTGCACAGTTAAATCAAGATTTAGCCGCCGCTGAAAATCAAATGGATAATGAAGTATTTCTTTCTCTTCAAGCAAATGGTTCTTACATCCCCTCAACCGTTTATAAGTGGGCTGATTTCTTAGCTGCACTGAGTCCAATGCATAATGTGGGTGTTGCTGACGTGAAATTCTGGCTAATGGATCCAGCAGTCGATGATGCAACCAATACCTTATATGCAAAAGTAGCGATTGCTGCTTTCCTTGCACAGAGCATGAAAGAGACAATCAAATACAACGTATGCGACGAAAACAACTGGTCAATCAATACTGGTGAGCCTATTGATTATCCAATGACTGCTTCTTGTGGCCAATTACAGCAAGACTACGCCAGCTATGGTGAAGATGCTTTAGGTAACGATAATCCATACTCTTGCCCCCGTAATAGTAAAATGGAAGTGTCTGCATTAACGAATGCAACTTGGTATGGTGCTCCGGGACCTCTGTTTGCTGCGCCTGATGCGGTATTGGAAGAAAAAGGTCTGCTAGTGAACGGTAGTGCTGGCTACTGGGAAACGAGCTCTTGGTGTAATACCGCCGAAGCGGGTCCAATTGAGGAGAATAAACAGGTTTATGACCGTAATAAATGCGAAACATACTCAGGCCAAAAAGCGGGTGGTTTTGTGTGGAATGGTATTGCAGGGAAATCCGTTGAAGGCTGTGGTTGGTGGGGGCGTGGTGTTATTCAAACAACTGGTCGTTTGAACTTTGGTAAACTAAATCACTTTATTGGACGAAGCCATGTAGACGCCGATAATATTGGTAAAGTGATCCAAGGTACTAAGGTTGATGCCGCACCAGAAAACCCATTATATGCAGATCTTGACCTTTGCTCTGAACCAGAATTAATTTGTAGTTCAACCGAGCACGGTGAGCTTAAATGGATTGCAGGTATCTTTTTCTGGATGAATGAAGTGCAAGGTTATAATGATGTTGGTGGCCCTTATGCGGACTGGAATTACTTCACAGAGCTGAAAGCTTATGTTGATGGTGGCCTAGTCGGTGATAAGTTTATTAATGACACTTCAGGTATCGTCAACCGTGGTTGCCCAGATGATAAATGTCTGAAGCCTGATGGTGTATTAGATCCTGTTGATGGTTTAAAAGATCGCGCTGATAACTTCAAAAAAGCACTCAAGGCAATGGGGGTTAACGCGAGTTAA
- the mrcB gene encoding penicillin-binding protein 1B, producing MAKRPVTDDTKKPVRKRKTPAQSTVNKTAKKTTARKVTKKKTKKAKNRTWSRSLAIFLLKFSLAFSAIFVLYGMYLDSKIQARFSGPIWKTPAQIYARSLELTPGMFLPHDKLVEELVLLNYLKVSKPRTAGQFSVSKTKVELLRRSFTYLDGTEPTQALFLTFADNRLVSIRDQKTGKYLNSVNLDPMLLDTLQAPNQEDRILVELQNYPQLLIDTLLLVEDRNFYHHSGVSPVAIVRAAFANMNAGRTVQGGSTLTQQLVKNFFLTRQRSFWRKFNEAYMALLINYRLSKDAVLSGYLNEVYLGQNYSDGVYGFGLASYFYFGRPVPELSIDQMAFLVAVVKGPSFYDPWRYPDRALERRDMIIRLLSKNGKISTAEYRAAIARPLGIIPRGHMSVSKAPAFMSLLRRELKTTFGDALYDQSGLKIFTSLDPLAQRAAETAISASLPRLERARNISGLETAMVVTDRHYGRVTAIVGGRNTQYAGFNRALDASRSIGSVVKPAIYLTAFEQGYDLNSPLADKPLRLNNQYGNNWTPKNYDRKYRGEVPLYQALMQSLNVPTVNLGMALGVDNVIESLKRLGIKKVDNHYPSMLLGALNMSPFQVSQMYQTIATAGEYHKLTSLVAVVDEDGDLVYQQDLKGSRRFDRKYTDLTIYNMTLVAKQGTARRLSWQFPGTNFAGKTGSTDKLRDSWFVGLDNRDVVTVWVGRDDNKTSTLTGSSGALTVFGDYMKLRGADSLAVN from the coding sequence TTGGCTAAACGTCCCGTAACTGATGACACTAAAAAACCTGTCAGAAAACGTAAAACACCAGCGCAATCAACCGTAAACAAAACAGCAAAAAAAACAACTGCACGCAAAGTCACAAAAAAGAAAACCAAGAAAGCTAAAAATCGCACTTGGAGTCGCAGTCTTGCCATCTTCTTACTCAAATTTAGTTTGGCGTTTTCGGCTATCTTTGTTCTCTACGGCATGTATTTAGACAGTAAAATTCAAGCGCGATTTTCTGGCCCTATTTGGAAAACCCCAGCACAGATCTACGCACGTAGTTTAGAGCTCACGCCAGGTATGTTTCTGCCTCACGATAAACTCGTCGAAGAACTGGTCTTACTGAATTACTTAAAAGTATCCAAGCCTCGTACTGCAGGGCAGTTTTCAGTATCAAAAACGAAAGTTGAATTATTACGCCGCAGCTTTACCTATCTCGATGGTACTGAGCCTACTCAAGCGTTATTTTTAACCTTTGCGGATAATCGCTTAGTCAGTATTCGCGATCAGAAAACGGGTAAATACCTCAACTCCGTCAATCTTGACCCTATGTTGCTTGATACCTTGCAAGCACCTAATCAAGAAGACCGTATTTTGGTAGAGTTACAAAATTACCCACAACTATTAATCGATACTTTACTGCTGGTGGAAGACCGTAATTTCTACCATCATAGCGGCGTGTCGCCCGTTGCGATTGTACGTGCAGCATTCGCTAATATGAATGCTGGACGCACAGTGCAAGGTGGCAGTACCTTGACGCAGCAGTTAGTGAAAAACTTTTTCTTAACCCGACAACGTAGTTTTTGGCGTAAATTTAATGAAGCCTACATGGCATTGTTAATTAATTATCGCTTAAGTAAAGATGCGGTATTAAGTGGTTACCTTAATGAAGTATATTTAGGTCAAAATTACAGTGATGGTGTTTATGGCTTTGGTTTAGCGAGTTATTTCTATTTTGGTCGACCTGTACCTGAATTGAGCATAGATCAAATGGCGTTCTTGGTTGCTGTCGTGAAAGGCCCGTCGTTTTATGATCCATGGCGCTACCCAGATCGTGCGCTTGAACGTCGTGACATGATTATCCGATTATTATCTAAAAACGGTAAAATCAGCACTGCTGAATACCGTGCGGCAATAGCGCGTCCGTTAGGGATTATCCCACGTGGGCACATGAGCGTCTCTAAAGCACCGGCATTTATGTCTCTGCTGCGCCGAGAGTTAAAAACTACGTTTGGTGATGCGCTCTATGATCAATCAGGATTAAAAATATTTACCAGCTTAGATCCACTCGCCCAGCGTGCAGCAGAAACTGCGATCAGTGCAAGCTTACCGCGCTTAGAAAGAGCCCGTAACATATCAGGGTTAGAAACGGCTATGGTGGTGACCGACCGCCATTATGGACGGGTGACTGCGATTGTCGGTGGCCGTAATACTCAATATGCTGGTTTTAACCGAGCACTGGATGCCTCGCGTTCAATTGGCTCGGTGGTGAAACCCGCGATTTATTTAACTGCGTTTGAACAAGGCTATGATCTGAACTCACCGTTAGCGGATAAACCGCTGCGCTTGAATAACCAATATGGCAATAACTGGACGCCGAAGAATTATGATCGTAAATACCGTGGCGAAGTGCCGTTATATCAAGCCTTGATGCAATCGCTTAACGTACCGACGGTTAATTTAGGCATGGCGCTTGGCGTTGATAATGTCATTGAAAGTTTAAAACGCTTAGGGATTAAAAAAGTGGATAACCACTACCCATCAATGTTGTTAGGTGCGTTAAATATGTCGCCATTTCAAGTATCACAAATGTATCAAACGATTGCGACTGCAGGCGAATATCATAAGTTAACGAGCTTAGTCGCAGTGGTTGATGAAGATGGTGATTTGGTTTACCAACAAGACTTAAAAGGTAGCCGTCGTTTTGATCGTAAATACACGGATTTGACGATTTATAATATGACCTTGGTCGCTAAGCAAGGTACTGCGCGCCGTTTAAGTTGGCAATTCCCTGGTACTAACTTTGCCGGTAAAACCGGTTCTACCGATAAACTTCGTGATAGCTGGTTTGTTGGATTAGATAACCGCGATGTCGTGACTGTATGGGTTGGTCGTGATGATAATAAGACGTCGACACTAACCGGATCGAGCGGGGCATTAACGGTATTTGGCGATTACATGAAATTACGCGGAGCAGATAGCCTTGCCGTGAATTAA
- the arfB gene encoding alternative ribosome rescue aminoacyl-tRNA hydrolase ArfB, giving the protein MLVISSNVSIPDSEIDIQAIRAQGAGGQNVNKVSTAIHLRFDIKASSLPEFYKERLLALRDHRITKDGVIIIKSQESRSQDFNKQVAFERLVELIKQATVIQKARRETKPSRNAKKKRMDTKTQRGKTKNMRGKVSF; this is encoded by the coding sequence ATGCTCGTAATCTCTAGCAATGTGTCAATTCCCGATTCAGAAATTGATATTCAAGCCATTCGCGCACAAGGTGCAGGCGGTCAAAACGTGAATAAAGTATCAACAGCGATTCATTTGCGCTTTGATATCAAGGCTTCGTCATTACCGGAGTTTTATAAAGAAAGGTTATTAGCACTACGTGATCATCGCATCACCAAAGATGGTGTCATTATAATAAAATCGCAAGAATCTCGCAGCCAAGATTTTAACAAGCAGGTAGCGTTTGAACGCTTGGTCGAATTAATTAAACAAGCGACAGTGATCCAAAAAGCGCGTCGTGAAACCAAGCCAAGTCGTAATGCCAAAAAGAAACGTATGGACACTAAGACTCAGCGTGGGAAGACTAAAAATATGCGTGGTAAAGTTAGCTTTTAA
- a CDS encoding TIGR04219 family outer membrane beta-barrel protein, protein MKKQLLALTLLTGLSNNVMADAIGTYFGADVWQSGVDGTMSYKGDDLATGGYEDTYNYRMYVKVEHPIPLIPNAALSFSNVDVEGSSANENVNLKTVDFTLYYEFLDNDIVSLDAGVTWRQLNGTFEDGSTDVSFSGPLPMGYAYGEVGLPMFPLKAFAMVNAIGITGDVYGDAEIGLAFMLNPGYVLDWSIRAGYRIQQLDFKVDDVKADATIDGVFVGLEGHF, encoded by the coding sequence ATGAAAAAACAACTACTTGCACTAACTCTTCTTACCGGTCTTTCAAACAACGTAATGGCTGACGCTATTGGTACCTACTTTGGTGCCGACGTATGGCAATCAGGCGTTGATGGCACAATGAGCTACAAAGGCGATGACCTTGCTACTGGTGGTTATGAAGATACTTACAACTACCGTATGTATGTGAAAGTGGAACACCCGATTCCATTAATCCCAAATGCAGCATTAAGCTTTTCAAATGTAGATGTTGAAGGCTCTTCAGCAAACGAAAATGTTAATTTAAAAACAGTTGATTTCACGCTTTATTATGAATTCCTAGACAATGACATCGTATCGCTTGATGCGGGTGTTACTTGGCGTCAACTGAACGGTACATTTGAAGATGGCTCTACTGATGTGTCATTCTCAGGTCCATTACCGATGGGTTATGCTTACGGTGAAGTAGGCCTGCCAATGTTCCCACTTAAAGCATTCGCAATGGTAAATGCTATTGGTATCACTGGCGATGTATATGGCGATGCTGAAATTGGTCTAGCGTTCATGCTAAACCCAGGTTATGTATTAGATTGGTCTATCCGCGCGGGTTACCGAATTCAACAACTTGACTTTAAAGTTGATGACGTAAAAGCTGATGCAACAATTGACGGTGTATTCGTTGGTCTAGAAGGTCACTTCTAA
- a CDS encoding efflux RND transporter periplasmic adaptor subunit yields the protein MSNFTALAIIKKPLFQASVIAIAFAVWMASGSGSAQDSAQLDNAVATNNANTAVEKPIPQVRTQQFDAQLIARSISLYGRTAADRETNLGAEIAGRVEEVLAKRGSLVKKGDVIAKMEQNDLPQLLLRAKTLYKQREIEYQGAKKLADQGFQGKARLAEAATALSDASTNVFTIKLQLEKTIIIAPISGILNERHIEVGDYLAKGNPIATIADINPLIIKADVTELDVNSVQLNQVAKVRLVSGKEIEGKVRYISRVANAATNTFRIEVSIDNDDLSLSAGGSAELSLPLRQEWAVKLSPSTLALDEEGVIGVKTVVDEHVVFTPIDILKADAQGSWLTGLGKKPTVITVGQGFVRAGDKVDAVLTRVQ from the coding sequence ATGAGTAACTTTACCGCGCTGGCTATAATTAAAAAACCCTTATTTCAAGCATCAGTTATCGCCATTGCATTTGCAGTATGGATGGCAAGTGGCTCTGGTTCTGCGCAAGATAGCGCGCAGCTAGATAACGCTGTTGCGACTAATAATGCCAATACTGCGGTTGAGAAACCAATTCCCCAAGTGCGTACTCAGCAATTTGATGCACAGTTGATTGCCCGTTCCATTTCGCTTTATGGCCGCACGGCTGCCGATCGTGAAACGAACCTTGGCGCTGAGATTGCTGGCCGTGTTGAAGAAGTACTCGCCAAGCGTGGTAGCCTCGTTAAAAAAGGCGATGTTATTGCCAAGATGGAACAAAATGATTTGCCGCAATTATTACTGCGGGCGAAAACATTATATAAACAACGTGAAATTGAATATCAAGGCGCTAAAAAATTAGCGGATCAGGGTTTTCAAGGTAAAGCCCGTTTAGCGGAAGCTGCTACGGCATTAAGTGATGCATCGACTAATGTGTTCACTATCAAATTACAGTTAGAAAAAACCATCATTATTGCGCCTATCTCAGGTATTTTGAATGAACGCCATATCGAAGTGGGTGACTACCTTGCTAAAGGTAATCCGATTGCGACGATCGCCGACATTAACCCATTGATTATCAAAGCTGACGTCACAGAGCTTGATGTTAATAGTGTGCAATTAAACCAAGTTGCGAAAGTGCGCTTAGTCAGTGGTAAAGAGATTGAAGGTAAAGTGCGCTACATTTCACGTGTTGCCAACGCAGCAACGAATACTTTCCGCATTGAAGTGTCTATCGATAATGACGATTTAAGCTTATCCGCGGGTGGCAGCGCAGAACTGTCATTACCATTGCGTCAAGAATGGGCAGTGAAGCTATCACCATCAACATTAGCCTTGGATGAAGAGGGCGTGATTGGTGTTAAAACAGTGGTTGATGAACATGTTGTCTTCACGCCGATTGATATTCTGAAAGCGGATGCGCAAGGTTCTTGGTTAACAGGCTTAGGTAAAAAACCGACTGTTATTACCGTTGGTCAAGGCTTTGTACGTGCGGGTGATAAAGTGGATGCAGTGCTAACGAGGGTGCAATAA